AGTAGCCGACGAAGCCCTGCGGGTTGTCGTGCTCACCGGGCAGACCGCTGGCGGCCGAGATGTACAGCGACAGACCCTCGAGCTTCGGAGCGAAGACGAACGGGTCGTTGCGCAGCCACGCCGGGCTCCACGGCGGGCCCCACATCGAGTCGACGTTGAACCGGCCGGCGTCGAGCATCGCCACGCGGATGGCCTCACGCATGCCGGGAGCCGACAGGTTCAGGTAGCCGGACAACGACGACGCGAACTTGAACTGGTCGCGGTGGTAGGCGGCCAGGGTCAGGGCGGCGGAACCGCCCATCGACAGGCCGAGAATGCCGTTGTTGTTGCGCGACACGCCACGGGTGGCGAGATAGTCGGGCAGCTGCTCCGTCAGGAACGTCTCCCACTTGTAGGTGATGTCCTGGCCGTTCAGGTTGGACGGCGCGTACCAGTCGGTGTAGAAGCTCGACTGTCCGCCGACCGGCATGATCAGGCTGACGTTGTCGTTCGCGAACTGCTGCAGGGCGTTCGTCTCGAACGTCCAGGCGTTCGCGTCGTCCCGAGCGCGCAGGCCGTCGAGCATGTAGAGCGCCGCGTCGCCACCGCGCGCAGCCCACTGGATCTGAACCTTGATCGGGCCCATGTCGGACTCGACGAAGACCTCTTCGAAGCCCCCTGCAGGCGCGCGGTGCGAGACCGGCGCTCCCTGCGCCGGCGCGGCGACGGCGGCGGTGGTTCCGACGAGGCCGGCAGCCACGGGGAGGACCAGAGCTGCGGCGGCGGTGCCGAGCAGTCGCCGTCGAAGGCCCTGCCTCAACCTCGGGACAAAACGCATGAACAATGCTCTCTTTCTCGTCTGCGGCGTCCGCGTTCGCGTCCCCCGGATTCCGGCGATGACGACCGCGGAAGGCCGCCCCAAGTCACACTGCGGTCAAAACTGTAAAGGACCGCGTGATCTCTGACAAACCCTGGTTTCAACAGCTCTTGGGCACCTCTTGACCTATAGGTCAAGCACGCGCTGCCGGAATGTTACCTATCCGTGATGCGTCGTGATCCTATCGAGACAGTCGAAGGGGGCCAAGTTGATCTCGGTGTCCGGCCGTCACCCCCGCGGCGGTGGCATCGGCAGGTCACAGCGCTGGATCTCGTACTTCGGCACCCGTTCGATCCGGTACGAGGCGTAGTCGAACGCGTTGCGCAGGTTCCTCTTGAACAGTGCCCACGTGAGTTCGGCGCTCGAGGAATCGATCATCTCCCGGGTCTCGGGACAGGTCAGCGCGGTCTTCGCCATCGCGACCCAGTCCTCGTCGAGATAGCCCGGCATCCACGGATGGACGTCGACCATGCCCGAATCGGCGACCACCCAGTCGGGGAACAGGATCTTGTCATGGCCGATCCGGCCGTCCTCGAGACGCTCGGTGTGCGCGGCGAGCGGGTAGGCCAGGCCCATCTGGTCGACGACCCGCACGTCCAGACCGGTGTTCATGCTGGTCATGCCCAGGTTCAGGAAGAACACCGTGTGCCCGGCACCGCCCGGTGGGATGGGCTCGGGTGGCGGCACGACGTCCCACGCGTCGAAGGAGGGGGTCGGCAGCAACAGCCCGCCGTTCGGGGTGTTCGCGATGGCCTCGACCATGGCCCGCATACGTGGGTAGTCGAGATAGTCCTCGGCCAGGATGGGATGCAGATGCCCGGTGTTGAGGGCGTAGAAGGCGCGCTCGTCGACGATGCCGGATCGGCCCACCACGGCGCCCTCGGTCATGCCGGTCGTGTTGGCCGCGGCGGCCGTCCACACGACGGTGCCCAGCCACAGCACGGCCAACGCACCCGCGACCTGCGTCGGCCGGTTGTTGCCGAGCTCCGCCCGGTCCGGGATCCGCAGCGGGACGACGGCGACGGGCAGGAGCAGGCAGAACAGCGGCGGCAGGAGGACGCGGCCGTGCATGAAGTCGCCGCCCACACGCAGCGAGTACAGCGCGAGCAGCACACCGGAGCCGAGGAACAGCACGACGACGGCGGTCGGCGTGCGCAACAGCTTCTGCGCCCAGGTCAGCATGGCCCGCACGTCGCGCGGATCGGGACGCGCCGCCGCTGCGGTGAGGCCCACCACCTCACGGCTGGTCGCGAGGACGAGCGCGGCGAGGACCGCGAGGACCAGCAGCGGCAGCCACAGCAGGTACGGCGAGACGAGGTTGCCGAGATATTCGAGGCCCTGCGACCACTTGGCACCACCGGCGTCCTTGGCGACCGCGGTGTTGGGATAGGGCAGTCCGTAATAGCCCATGCGCCAGATCTGGTAACCGATCGGGATCATCCCGGCGACCGCGACCATCGCGACCCGGATGCACAGGTCGAGGCCGGGCGCGAGGAACAGCATCGCGAGTGCGAGCACCGCGACCAGCGCGAGTTCGGGTCGCACGAGCGGGCCGAGTCCGGCGACGAACGCCGTGGCGAGGATCTGCCCGGTACCCGGGAGCGATCCGTCCCCTCCCGGCGTGGGGGTCGCCCACCGGGCCATGAGCAGCCACAGCAGGCCGAGCCAGCAGATCACCAGGCAGGACTCGAGGCCCGAGGTGGCGAAGTCGCGGGCCGGGGGCACCGCGATGTAGACGAGGACACCGGCGGGCAGGAGCAGCACGGTGCCCGTGGTGGCGCGCAGTCGCCACCGGTACAGGCGTGCGGCGCCGAGCATGGCGAGGACGATCGCGCCCGTCGACAACACGAGCGCGATCGTGAGCACCACGTATTCGAGGCGGAGGCCGGTGAGCCATCCGCCCGCGTAGACGATGTACGTCCACGCGGTGGAGGTGTTGGCCTCCACACGCTCCCCCGCGTTGAACACCGGCCCGTTGCCGGCGAGGAGGTTGCGCACGGTTCGCAGGACGATGAGACCGTCGTCGGCGATCCAGCGCCGCTCCCACGCTCCCCAGAACATCAGGAACGCGGAGACGACCACACCCGCGGCGAACACACAGCCGGTGAGGCGGTCACGCCGAACGGGCCCGACCGTACTGGACGGTCCGGCCTCGGTGTCGTGGACGCCGTGCACGACGTCAGAAGAGGTAGACAGCACCGCCGACCACCAGGATCCACACCACTGCGAGCAACTGCAGCACCCGGTCCTTCAGGGCGATCTCCTCGGGTTCGCCGGCTTCACCGCCGTCGACGTCGACCGCGTAGCGCAGGATGGCGACGACGAACGGGACCATCGAGATGGCGTACCAGTTGGAACCGGCCACGTTGTCCTGTTCGAACGCCCACAGGCCGTAGCAGAGCACGACCGCCGTCGCCGCGACGGTCCACACGAACCGCAGGTAGGTCTCGGTGTAGTACTCGAGCGACTTGCGGATCTTCGCGCCGGTGCGGGTCGCGAGGCGCAACTCGGCGTACCGTTTGCCGGCCGCCATGAACAGCGACCCGAACGCCATGATCAGCAGGAACCACTGCGACAGCGGGATCTCGGCGGCCACGCCACCGGCGAT
This window of the Rhodococcus pyridinivorans genome carries:
- a CDS encoding alpha/beta hydrolase, whose product is MRFVPRLRQGLRRRLLGTAAAALVLPVAAGLVGTTAAVAAPAQGAPVSHRAPAGGFEEVFVESDMGPIKVQIQWAARGGDAALYMLDGLRARDDANAWTFETNALQQFANDNVSLIMPVGGQSSFYTDWYAPSNLNGQDITYKWETFLTEQLPDYLATRGVSRNNNGILGLSMGGSAALTLAAYHRDQFKFASSLSGYLNLSAPGMREAIRVAMLDAGRFNVDSMWGPPWSPAWLRNDPFVFAPKLEGLSLYISAASGLPGEHDNPQGFVGYYNTANGMALEALSLAQTRAFQLKLATLGIPATFDFPARGTHAWKYWEDQLWKARPQILEALNAF
- the zomB gene encoding flagellar motor control protein ZomB: MHGVHDTEAGPSSTVGPVRRDRLTGCVFAAGVVVSAFLMFWGAWERRWIADDGLIVLRTVRNLLAGNGPVFNAGERVEANTSTAWTYIVYAGGWLTGLRLEYVVLTIALVLSTGAIVLAMLGAARLYRWRLRATTGTVLLLPAGVLVYIAVPPARDFATSGLESCLVICWLGLLWLLMARWATPTPGGDGSLPGTGQILATAFVAGLGPLVRPELALVAVLALAMLFLAPGLDLCIRVAMVAVAGMIPIGYQIWRMGYYGLPYPNTAVAKDAGGAKWSQGLEYLGNLVSPYLLWLPLLVLAVLAALVLATSREVVGLTAAAARPDPRDVRAMLTWAQKLLRTPTAVVVLFLGSGVLLALYSLRVGGDFMHGRVLLPPLFCLLLPVAVVPLRIPDRAELGNNRPTQVAGALAVLWLGTVVWTAAAANTTGMTEGAVVGRSGIVDERAFYALNTGHLHPILAEDYLDYPRMRAMVEAIANTPNGGLLLPTPSFDAWDVVPPPEPIPPGGAGHTVFFLNLGMTSMNTGLDVRVVDQMGLAYPLAAHTERLEDGRIGHDKILFPDWVVADSGMVDVHPWMPGYLDEDWVAMAKTALTCPETREMIDSSSAELTWALFKRNLRNAFDYASYRIERVPKYEIQRCDLPMPPPRG